The following are from one region of the Hymenobacter sp. YIM 151858-1 genome:
- the dnaA gene encoding chromosomal replication initiator protein DnaA yields the protein MQKDCRTVWANCLRVIRSSVGEQSFRTWFEPIVPVGLQKNLLIIQVPSQFFYEWLEEHYVDVLKKAIVQELGPEGQLEYSIVVDQGNDQARPRTVNLPATRGGAPHRPPAHTPMAAQVRPMAPQQPSGGAQPAQQNFAGANSAAYPKRQTPPAAAAAVAAAAVAPPPLRNPFEVRAVSDRSYLDSQLNQNYTFTNYIEGSCNRLARSAGWAVANKPGTTSFNPLMIYGGVGLGKTHLVQAIGNHIKEHSGNKFVLYVSAEKFTNQFIESLKTNSVQDFGNFYLLVDILILDDVQFLAGKDRTQEMFFHIFNHLHQAGKQVIMTSDVPPRELKGFEERLLSRFKWGLTADLQSPDFETRVAIIMNKMQADGIDIPPQVVEYLAYSVETNVRELEGVLISLIAQSSLTRREIDLEMAKQALRHIIEDVEAEVNLDFIQKTVAEHFGIAVDLLKAKTRKKEVVTARQVAMYFAKEHTNHSLKSIGYHFGGRDHSTVIHSVQTVSDLIDSDKTFRTTIQELRKKFTGK from the coding sequence ATGCAGAAGGATTGCCGTACCGTTTGGGCCAATTGCCTGCGCGTCATCCGGAGCAGTGTCGGAGAGCAGAGCTTCCGTACATGGTTTGAACCCATTGTACCGGTAGGCCTGCAGAAGAACTTGCTCATTATCCAGGTTCCGAGCCAGTTCTTCTACGAATGGCTGGAGGAGCACTACGTGGATGTACTCAAGAAAGCCATTGTGCAGGAGCTCGGCCCCGAAGGTCAGCTGGAGTACTCGATTGTAGTAGACCAGGGCAACGATCAAGCCCGCCCCCGTACCGTAAACCTGCCCGCCACCCGCGGCGGGGCGCCTCATCGGCCGCCCGCGCACACGCCCATGGCAGCCCAGGTACGGCCCATGGCCCCGCAGCAACCTAGCGGCGGCGCCCAACCTGCGCAGCAAAACTTTGCCGGGGCCAACAGTGCTGCTTACCCCAAGCGCCAGACGCCGCCGGCCGCTGCTGCCGCCGTAGCTGCCGCAGCTGTAGCCCCACCGCCGCTGCGCAACCCCTTCGAGGTGCGTGCCGTGTCGGACCGCAGCTACCTCGATTCGCAGCTGAACCAGAACTACACGTTCACGAACTACATCGAGGGCTCGTGCAACCGCTTGGCGCGCTCGGCCGGTTGGGCCGTGGCCAACAAGCCCGGCACTACCTCCTTCAACCCGCTGATGATTTACGGCGGGGTGGGCCTAGGCAAAACGCACCTGGTGCAGGCCATCGGCAACCACATCAAGGAGCACTCGGGCAACAAGTTCGTGCTGTACGTATCGGCCGAAAAGTTTACCAACCAGTTTATCGAAAGTCTGAAAACCAACTCGGTGCAGGACTTCGGCAACTTCTACCTGCTGGTTGATATCCTGATTCTGGACGACGTGCAATTCCTGGCCGGCAAAGACCGTACCCAGGAAATGTTCTTCCACATCTTCAACCACCTGCACCAGGCCGGCAAACAGGTTATCATGACCTCCGACGTGCCGCCGCGCGAGCTAAAAGGGTTTGAAGAGCGTCTGTTGTCGCGCTTTAAGTGGGGCCTCACCGCCGACCTGCAAAGCCCCGACTTCGAAACGCGCGTGGCCATCATCATGAACAAGATGCAGGCCGACGGCATCGACATTCCGCCGCAGGTGGTGGAGTACCTCGCGTACTCCGTCGAAACGAACGTGCGCGAGCTGGAAGGCGTGCTGATTTCGCTCATCGCGCAATCGTCGCTCACGCGCCGCGAAATCGACCTGGAAATGGCCAAGCAGGCCCTGCGCCACATCATCGAGGATGTAGAAGCGGAGGTAAACCTCGATTTCATCCAGAAAACCGTGGCCGAGCACTTCGGCATTGCGGTTGACTTGCTGAAGGCCAAAACCCGCAAAAAGGAGGTAGTTACCGCCCGCCAGGTAGCTATGTACTTCGCCAAGGAGCACACCAACCATTCGCTCAAGAGCATTGGTTACCACTTCGGCGGCCGCGACCACAGTACCGTTATTCACTCGGTACAGACCGTATCGGACCTGATCGACTCGGACAAAACCTTTCGCACCACCATTCAGGAGCTGCGCAAGAAGTTTACGGGCAAGTAG
- a CDS encoding OsmC family peroxiredoxin, with product MINQRGTAVWNGDIKGSGEITTQSGTVQVPYSVGTRFEGQKGSNPEELIGAAHAACYTMYLVSLLTREGYSPTQVRTESKVTLDPGNMSPKVVKIAVSTSVQIPNLSAEDFQRYAEDAKQNCPISQLLSAVPEMTLEAKLQ from the coding sequence ATGATCAACCAACGCGGTACGGCCGTCTGGAACGGCGACATCAAAGGTAGCGGCGAAATCACGACCCAAAGCGGTACGGTGCAAGTGCCCTATTCGGTAGGCACCCGGTTTGAGGGCCAGAAGGGCAGCAACCCCGAGGAACTGATTGGGGCCGCTCACGCCGCCTGTTACACCATGTACCTGGTGAGCTTGCTTACCCGCGAAGGCTACTCGCCCACCCAGGTGCGCACCGAATCGAAGGTAACGCTCGACCCGGGCAATATGTCGCCGAAGGTGGTGAAGATAGCGGTAAGCACCTCAGTTCAGATACCTAACCTCAGTGCCGAAGATTTCCAGCGTTATGCCGAAGATGCCAAGCAGAACTGCCCCATTTCGCAGCTGCTATCGGCCGTGCCCGAAATGACTTTGGAAGCCAAGCTACAGTAA
- a CDS encoding GH3 auxin-responsive promoter family protein, translated as MGLKSFLSRPLAAYTVSQYQKWVHQPEVAQQRILQNLLQQGTATAFGHDHGLADVRSVQDFQRQVPVRDYEALGAYFNRVKEGERDVLWPGKPLYLAKTSGTTSGTKYIPISKDSIGNHINGAKDALLHYVHRTGKPQFLDGKLIFLSGSPELEQVGGIPTGRLSGISNHHVPAYLRRNQLPSYATNCIEDWEQKLDRIVDETLGQPMTLISGIPPWVQMYFDRLTARTGKPVGEVFPAFQLFVYGGVNFEPYRRKLLESIGRSVDTLELFPASEGFFAFQDEPGNPGMLLLANAGIYFEFIPAERFFEPNPPRLTLAEVELDKNYALVVSSNAGLWGYSVGDTVRFTSLRPHRVVVSGRIKHFLSAFGEHVIGEEVEQTLRDALQQFPEVEVTEFTVAPLVSDNKAEPSRHEWLVEFARPPHDLGAFAAALDAGLRRRNVYYDDLLAGNILAPLRLTPLPAGAFQRYMKSQGKLGGQNKVPRLSNDRKLAEGLIEVQ; from the coding sequence ATGGGCCTGAAGTCCTTCCTGAGCCGCCCGCTCGCCGCCTACACCGTTAGTCAGTACCAGAAATGGGTGCACCAGCCCGAGGTGGCTCAGCAGCGCATTCTGCAGAACCTGCTGCAGCAAGGCACTGCCACGGCTTTCGGCCACGACCACGGCCTTGCCGATGTACGCTCGGTGCAGGACTTTCAGCGCCAGGTGCCGGTGCGCGACTACGAAGCCCTAGGTGCGTACTTCAACCGAGTGAAGGAGGGGGAGCGAGACGTGCTCTGGCCGGGCAAGCCGCTGTACTTGGCTAAAACCTCTGGTACCACGTCGGGCACCAAGTACATACCGATCAGCAAGGACAGCATCGGCAACCACATCAACGGCGCCAAGGACGCCTTGCTGCACTACGTGCACCGCACCGGCAAGCCGCAGTTTCTCGATGGTAAGCTGATCTTCCTTTCCGGCTCGCCGGAGCTGGAGCAGGTGGGCGGCATCCCAACGGGCCGTTTGTCGGGCATCAGCAACCACCACGTGCCGGCTTACCTGCGCCGCAACCAGCTGCCGAGCTACGCCACCAACTGCATCGAGGATTGGGAGCAAAAGCTCGACCGCATCGTGGACGAAACCCTAGGTCAGCCTATGACGCTGATTTCGGGCATACCGCCGTGGGTGCAGATGTACTTCGACCGGCTTACCGCCCGCACGGGCAAGCCGGTGGGCGAGGTTTTTCCGGCGTTTCAGCTGTTCGTGTACGGCGGCGTCAACTTCGAGCCGTACCGCCGCAAGCTGCTCGAAAGCATCGGCCGCTCGGTGGATACGCTGGAGCTTTTTCCGGCATCGGAAGGCTTCTTTGCTTTTCAGGACGAGCCCGGCAACCCCGGCATGCTGCTGCTGGCCAACGCGGGCATTTACTTCGAGTTTATTCCGGCCGAGCGGTTCTTCGAGCCCAACCCGCCGCGCCTGACGCTAGCCGAAGTAGAGCTGGATAAAAACTACGCCTTGGTGGTAAGCTCCAATGCCGGCCTGTGGGGCTACTCCGTGGGCGACACGGTGCGCTTTACCAGCCTGCGCCCGCACCGCGTGGTGGTATCGGGCCGCATCAAGCACTTCTTGTCGGCTTTCGGCGAGCACGTAATTGGCGAAGAGGTAGAGCAGACCTTGCGCGATGCGCTGCAGCAGTTTCCGGAGGTAGAAGTAACGGAGTTTACCGTAGCACCCCTGGTAAGCGACAACAAAGCCGAACCCTCGCGCCACGAATGGCTGGTTGAGTTTGCCCGCCCGCCCCACGACCTAGGCGCCTTTGCCGCCGCCTTGGATGCCGGCCTGCGCCGCCGCAACGTGTACTACGACGACCTGCTGGCCGGCAACATCCTGGCGCCGCTGCGGCTGACGCCGCTGCCGGCTGGCGCTTTCCAGCGCTACATGAAAAGCCAAGGCAAGCTAGGCGGGCAAAACAAAGTGCCTAGGTTGAGCAACGACCGGAAGCTGGCAGAGGGGTTGATCGAAGTGCAGTAG
- a CDS encoding helix-turn-helix domain-containing protein encodes MSLVDEVADVLQLSSDSTYRRLRGETALSLDEATRLAQHFQLPLTDLLASPRESVTFQRMSINAQPGGIGDYLRYTASYFGQAAAANAHISYAAKDIPAIYHFLFPELARFKVFFWLKTIKTVAAFSNLRYAAQHIPDDVLAAGAAAAEQYLRMPTVEIWNDETVNSTLRQIEYYHDAGLYEQPADVPRLLDALEALVQHIQRQAVTGRTLRHNLEVAPYQLYFNEILLLDNTILTAAEGHDRVLVSYNGMDYLHTTDASFCTEVKQWMRVQTEKSTLISQVSEKERNRFFNKIYARIEEQRRKLR; translated from the coding sequence TTGTCGCTGGTTGATGAGGTAGCCGATGTGCTGCAGCTCAGCTCGGATAGCACCTACCGTCGCCTGCGCGGCGAAACCGCCTTGTCGCTCGACGAGGCCACTCGCCTGGCCCAGCACTTTCAACTGCCGCTTACCGACTTGCTCGCCAGCCCACGCGAGTCGGTTACGTTTCAGCGCATGAGCATCAATGCCCAGCCTGGCGGCATCGGCGATTACCTGCGCTACACGGCGAGCTATTTCGGCCAGGCGGCTGCCGCCAATGCGCACATCAGCTACGCCGCCAAGGATATTCCGGCCATTTACCACTTTCTGTTTCCGGAGCTGGCCCGCTTTAAGGTGTTCTTCTGGCTGAAAACCATTAAAACCGTAGCGGCCTTTAGCAACCTGCGCTACGCCGCCCAGCACATCCCCGATGACGTACTAGCCGCCGGAGCCGCCGCCGCCGAGCAGTACCTGCGCATGCCCACCGTCGAAATCTGGAACGATGAAACGGTAAACAGTACCCTGCGCCAAATCGAGTACTACCACGATGCCGGCCTGTACGAGCAGCCCGCCGACGTACCGCGTCTGCTCGATGCGTTGGAGGCGCTGGTGCAGCACATTCAGCGGCAAGCCGTAACGGGCCGCACCCTGCGCCACAACCTAGAGGTGGCCCCTTATCAGCTATACTTCAACGAAATTCTGCTGCTCGACAACACCATCCTTACCGCCGCCGAGGGCCACGACCGCGTGCTGGTGAGCTACAACGGCATGGATTACCTACACACTACCGATGCCTCCTTCTGCACCGAGGTGAAACAGTGGATGCGCGTTCAAACGGAGAAATCAACGCTCATCAGCCAGGTGTCGGAGAAAGAGCGGAACCGCTTTTTCAATAAGATCTACGCTCGCATCGAGGAGCAACGGCGCAAATTGCGGTAG
- a CDS encoding DUF3575 domain-containing protein, with product MKKTLLCLAVLLSAHLGHAQKTIVKVNTVSLAFRTASVLAERQVHPAVSVQLGVFYTPSTSKLFSDRELSGFGITPEVRFYTSGNAPQGFYLGLYTRYQHFRVHEDIKKTDWFTRLEDNTLPGRPIDGTMNAFGFGMSAGYQVSILKRLRLDPFVGLGFNLAFSNVTTPGFTNHEFYTAQTHDGAEPRLGLAVGYAF from the coding sequence ATGAAGAAAACGCTACTCTGCCTCGCCGTTCTGCTGAGCGCCCACCTAGGGCACGCGCAGAAAACCATTGTGAAGGTCAACACCGTTAGCCTGGCCTTTCGTACCGCTTCGGTATTGGCCGAGCGGCAGGTGCACCCGGCTGTCAGCGTGCAGTTGGGCGTGTTCTACACCCCCAGCACCAGTAAGCTGTTCAGCGACCGGGAGTTGTCGGGCTTCGGCATTACCCCCGAAGTCCGGTTTTATACCTCCGGCAACGCCCCGCAAGGTTTTTACCTAGGGCTGTACACGCGCTACCAGCACTTCCGGGTGCACGAGGACATCAAGAAAACGGACTGGTTTACCCGCCTCGAAGACAACACCCTGCCCGGCCGGCCCATCGATGGCACCATGAATGCTTTTGGGTTCGGCATGAGCGCCGGCTATCAGGTAAGCATACTCAAGCGCCTCCGGCTCGATCCGTTTGTGGGCCTGGGTTTCAACCTGGCCTTCAGCAACGTAACCACGCCGGGCTTCACCAACCACGAGTTTTACACCGCCCAAACCCACGACGGCGCCGAACCACGCCTGGGGCTGGCCGTGGGCTACGCGTTCTGA
- a CDS encoding phytanoyl-CoA dioxygenase family protein encodes MLDYLRNRLRSLKLTYTVYNFLHQRKLRHNEQLYRRYGLRKRVYQSVSSEDFKALGAGEPPRFDAHDSRLAAASYPEFKQFSPAVQEGILSWSERGYMVLRGFFTPEEVATINSEIERLIGQGDANWRYNHVKIMFAIHQSEAIRRIVAKPELHAVLSFLLGKPVTQPFQSINFIQGSQQRAHSDTIHMTTYPLGYMVAAWIALENIDASNGPVFYYPGSHRLPYVLNNDYPHGNTHFTIGESAYKAYENAIDAVVHQNQLQPEEFHAQAGDVLLWHANLLHGGTPIRDANRTRKSMVLHYFADDVICYHEITQRPALREQAQNA; translated from the coding sequence ATGCTCGATTACCTGCGCAACCGGCTTCGCTCCCTGAAGCTCACTTACACGGTCTACAACTTTCTGCACCAGCGCAAGCTGCGCCACAACGAGCAGTTGTACCGCCGCTACGGGTTGCGCAAACGGGTGTACCAGTCCGTTTCGTCCGAAGACTTCAAGGCCCTGGGTGCCGGCGAGCCGCCGCGCTTCGATGCCCACGATAGCCGTCTGGCAGCTGCCAGCTACCCCGAGTTCAAGCAGTTTTCGCCGGCGGTGCAGGAAGGCATTCTGTCGTGGTCGGAGCGCGGCTACATGGTGCTGCGCGGCTTTTTTACGCCTGAAGAAGTAGCTACCATCAACAGCGAAATTGAGCGGCTGATTGGGCAAGGCGACGCCAACTGGCGCTACAACCACGTCAAGATCATGTTCGCCATTCATCAATCGGAGGCCATTCGGCGGATTGTGGCCAAGCCCGAGCTGCACGCGGTGCTCAGCTTTTTGCTGGGCAAGCCGGTAACGCAGCCGTTCCAGAGCATCAACTTCATCCAAGGCAGCCAGCAGCGCGCCCACTCCGATACCATCCACATGACCACCTACCCCCTGGGGTACATGGTGGCCGCATGGATTGCCCTCGAGAACATCGACGCCAGTAACGGCCCTGTATTCTACTACCCCGGCAGCCACCGCTTGCCCTACGTGCTCAACAACGATTACCCCCACGGCAACACGCACTTCACCATCGGCGAATCGGCCTACAAAGCCTACGAAAACGCCATCGATGCCGTGGTGCACCAAAACCAGCTGCAGCCCGAGGAGTTCCACGCCCAAGCCGGCGACGTGCTGCTGTGGCACGCCAACCTGCTGCACGGCGGCACCCCCATTCGCGATGCCAACCGCACGCGCAAAAGCATGGTGCTGCACTACTTCGCCGACGACGTGATTTGCTACCACGAAATTACGCAGCGGCCCGCCCTACGCGAGCAAGCTCAGAACGCGTAG
- a CDS encoding 3-oxoacyl-ACP synthase — protein MSDTKPKLYTACQAYVQQRIDTCQAAIQAAQESANSETKSSAGDKYETGRAMAQNERDRNAVQLHEAKKLLGELERIDPEKPCDAVRPGALVRTSMGQFYVSISAGKLAIDGAEYFAVSAAAPIAAALSGKRAGEEATFNGKKIRIEAVE, from the coding sequence ATGTCAGATACCAAACCAAAGCTATACACCGCCTGCCAGGCCTACGTGCAGCAGCGCATCGATACTTGCCAGGCCGCCATTCAGGCGGCGCAGGAGTCGGCCAACAGCGAAACCAAGAGCAGCGCCGGCGACAAGTACGAAACCGGCCGGGCCATGGCCCAGAACGAGCGCGACCGAAACGCTGTGCAGCTACACGAAGCCAAGAAGCTCCTAGGTGAGTTGGAGCGCATCGACCCGGAGAAGCCTTGCGACGCCGTGCGGCCCGGCGCGCTGGTGCGTACCAGCATGGGCCAGTTCTACGTGAGCATCAGCGCCGGCAAGCTGGCTATTGATGGGGCCGAGTACTTTGCCGTGTCGGCGGCGGCGCCCATTGCGGCGGCGCTAAGTGGCAAACGCGCAGGCGAGGAGGCGACTTTCAACGGAAAGAAGATCCGCATCGAGGCTGTAGAGTAA
- a CDS encoding 1-deoxy-D-xylulose-5-phosphate reductoisomerase, with the protein MSSFQPRSLALLGSTGSIGTQTLEVVRAHPGRFLVVALTAQRNADLLVAQAREFRPAVVVIGDEAQYTAVQAALADQPETQVMTGAEALAEAAARPDVDVVLTALVGYAGLLPTVAALKAGKTIALANKETLVVAGQLVTRLARQYGSAIYPVDSEHSAIFQCLVGEAPGSVEKIILTASGGPFRGRSAQELATVTKAQALKHPNWDMGAKITIDSASLMNKGLEVIEAKWLFALTDEQIEVVVHPQSIIHSLVQFKDGSLKAQLGLPDMKLPIQYALGYPERLPNDFPRFSFLDYPQLTFEQPDGDTFRNLPLAFEAMRRGGNAPCVLNAANEIAVAAFLRDQIGFLQLPDVVENCLARVSYLADPSLDDYVHTDAETRRVASELVK; encoded by the coding sequence ATGTCTTCTTTTCAGCCCCGCTCTCTTGCTCTCCTAGGTTCCACCGGCTCCATTGGCACGCAAACCCTCGAGGTAGTGCGCGCGCACCCCGGCCGTTTTTTGGTAGTAGCGCTTACTGCCCAGCGCAACGCCGACCTGCTCGTAGCCCAGGCGCGCGAGTTTCGGCCCGCCGTGGTCGTAATCGGCGACGAAGCCCAGTACACTGCCGTGCAAGCCGCGTTGGCCGATCAGCCGGAAACCCAGGTGATGACCGGGGCCGAAGCCCTGGCCGAAGCCGCCGCCCGCCCCGATGTAGACGTGGTGCTGACGGCCTTGGTAGGCTACGCCGGCCTGCTGCCTACTGTGGCGGCCCTGAAGGCCGGGAAAACCATTGCGCTGGCCAACAAAGAAACCCTGGTAGTGGCCGGGCAACTGGTTACGCGCTTGGCCCGGCAGTACGGCTCGGCCATTTACCCCGTCGATTCGGAGCACTCGGCCATTTTTCAGTGCCTGGTGGGGGAGGCGCCCGGTTCGGTCGAGAAAATTATCCTCACGGCCTCGGGTGGGCCGTTCCGCGGCCGCTCAGCGCAGGAGCTGGCTACCGTAACCAAGGCCCAAGCCTTGAAGCACCCCAACTGGGACATGGGCGCCAAAATCACCATCGATTCGGCCTCTTTGATGAACAAAGGCCTCGAGGTGATTGAAGCCAAGTGGCTGTTTGCCCTGACGGACGAGCAGATTGAGGTGGTGGTGCACCCGCAAAGCATCATTCACTCGCTGGTGCAGTTTAAGGATGGCTCGCTGAAAGCGCAGCTCGGTTTGCCCGATATGAAGCTGCCCATTCAGTACGCCTTGGGTTACCCCGAGCGCCTGCCCAACGATTTCCCCCGGTTCAGCTTCCTCGATTACCCGCAGCTCACCTTTGAGCAGCCCGATGGCGACACCTTCCGCAACCTGCCGCTGGCTTTTGAGGCCATGCGCCGGGGCGGCAACGCGCCGTGCGTGCTCAATGCCGCGAACGAAATAGCCGTAGCCGCTTTCCTCCGCGACCAAATCGGCTTCCTGCAACTGCCCGATGTGGTCGAAAACTGCCTCGCGCGGGTTTCGTACCTTGCCGATCCTTCGCTCGACGACTACGTGCACACCGATGCCGAAACCCGGCGCGTGGCTTCGGAGTTGGTAAAGTAA
- the rseP gene encoding RIP metalloprotease RseP encodes MDILVMAGQLLLGLTILVGVHEAGHMLTAKWFGMRVEKFSIGFPPKIFGKTIGETEYMLGAVPLGGFVKITGMVDESLDTESLSQEPKPYEFRAKPAWQRLIVMLGGIIVNVLTGILIFTLLTYKYGESYLPASEAQRFGVVPNELGKQIGFRPGDRIVKINGRPFEQFTDVYDVDVVLGNGSYYTVERGGQLIDIPVPKDFMDKMADQDQALFVQPLDPFVVDEVVPGGPASKGGLLPSDRIVRVGSTNIQFFPELQAALKANAGKATPVLVQRGDQTVTLTLNVDEEGKVGFRPKSLLKYNTREYSLVEAIPAGTKQAFGIVAAQVKAFGKIFRGEASVSKSLGGPIEIAQQYGGRFDWLKFWTLTGMLSMVLAFMNLLPIPALDGGHVMFLTYEMLSGRKPSDKFLENAQKVGMVLLLSLMAFVLIINPFIKYVL; translated from the coding sequence ATGGATATTCTGGTAATGGCTGGCCAGCTGCTGCTGGGGCTCACCATTTTGGTGGGCGTGCACGAAGCAGGGCACATGCTGACGGCCAAGTGGTTTGGGATGCGCGTGGAGAAATTCTCCATCGGCTTTCCGCCCAAAATTTTCGGCAAAACCATCGGCGAAACCGAGTACATGCTGGGCGCCGTGCCCCTAGGTGGCTTCGTGAAAATCACGGGCATGGTGGATGAGTCGCTCGACACCGAGAGCCTCAGCCAGGAGCCCAAACCCTACGAGTTTCGGGCCAAGCCGGCCTGGCAGCGCCTCATTGTGATGCTCGGCGGCATTATCGTAAACGTGCTCACGGGCATCCTCATCTTCACGCTGCTCACCTACAAGTACGGCGAAAGCTACCTGCCCGCTTCGGAGGCGCAGCGCTTTGGCGTGGTGCCCAACGAGCTGGGCAAGCAAATCGGTTTCCGGCCCGGCGACCGTATCGTGAAGATCAATGGCCGCCCGTTCGAGCAATTCACCGATGTGTACGACGTAGATGTGGTACTCGGCAACGGCAGCTATTACACCGTGGAGCGCGGCGGCCAGCTCATCGACATTCCGGTGCCGAAGGACTTCATGGACAAGATGGCCGACCAGGACCAGGCCTTGTTCGTGCAGCCGCTCGACCCCTTTGTGGTGGATGAAGTAGTACCCGGCGGCCCGGCCTCGAAAGGTGGTTTGCTGCCCTCCGACCGCATTGTGCGCGTGGGCAGTACCAACATTCAGTTTTTCCCAGAACTGCAAGCGGCCCTGAAAGCCAACGCCGGCAAAGCTACGCCGGTGCTCGTGCAGCGCGGCGACCAAACTGTGACGCTGACGCTGAACGTGGACGAAGAAGGCAAGGTAGGTTTCCGGCCCAAATCGTTGCTGAAGTACAACACCCGCGAGTACAGCCTGGTTGAGGCCATTCCGGCCGGTACCAAACAGGCTTTCGGCATTGTGGCAGCGCAGGTAAAGGCCTTTGGCAAAATCTTCCGCGGCGAGGCCTCGGTAAGCAAATCCCTAGGTGGCCCCATCGAAATTGCGCAGCAGTACGGCGGCCGTTTCGATTGGCTAAAGTTTTGGACCCTGACGGGCATGCTCTCGATGGTGCTGGCCTTCATGAACCTGCTGCCCATTCCGGCGCTCGACGGCGGCCACGTAATGTTCCTGACCTACGAAATGCTCTCGGGCCGCAAGCCTTCCGACAAGTTCCTGGAAAACGCCCAGAAGGTGGGCATGGTGCTGCTGCTCTCGCTGATGGCCTTCGTGCTTATCATCAACCCGTTCATCAAGTACGTGCTGTAG
- a CDS encoding DUF6702 family protein, translated as MRRFVAFLGALLMAIAAWAHPYHASIMEAKLNPKTQQLEIALKVFTDDLETGLSQGAARPVRLLETPAAQLTPVISNYLRRSITVGTKPGEALPLNYLGMEREKDAHWIYFSVKLNKRTQSINLSHRLLMEQFSDQMNIVNLEANGKKQSALFRSGNDTQRISW; from the coding sequence ATGCGTCGTTTTGTTGCTTTCCTAGGTGCCTTGCTGATGGCTATTGCGGCGTGGGCCCACCCGTACCATGCCAGCATCATGGAGGCGAAGCTCAACCCCAAAACTCAACAGCTCGAAATAGCCCTGAAGGTGTTTACCGACGACCTGGAAACCGGCCTGTCGCAGGGCGCGGCGCGCCCCGTGCGCCTGCTCGAAACACCTGCCGCCCAACTTACGCCCGTTATCAGCAACTACCTGCGGCGCAGCATTACGGTGGGCACCAAGCCCGGCGAAGCCCTGCCGCTGAACTACCTAGGGATGGAGCGCGAGAAAGATGCGCACTGGATTTATTTCAGCGTGAAGCTGAACAAGCGTACCCAAAGCATTAACCTCAGCCACCGCCTGCTGATGGAGCAGTTCTCCGATCAGATGAACATCGTGAACCTCGAGGCCAACGGCAAAAAGCAAAGCGCGCTGTTCCGCAGCGGCAACGACACGCAGCGCATTAGCTGGTAG
- a CDS encoding GIY-YIG nuclease family protein produces the protein MRDHRYFVYILTNQNHTVLYVGVTNDLGRRLVEHRSGAHKGFTKRYNATKLIYFEEHTNINAAIAREKQFKGGSRQKKLDAVASLNPNWEELLS, from the coding sequence ATGCGCGACCACCGCTACTTCGTCTACATCCTCACCAACCAGAACCATACTGTTCTGTATGTCGGCGTTACCAACGACCTAGGGCGTCGGCTAGTGGAGCATCGCTCCGGCGCACACAAGGGTTTTACAAAGCGCTACAACGCAACGAAGCTCATCTATTTCGAAGAGCACACGAATATCAACGCGGCTATTGCGCGCGAGAAACAGTTCAAGGGCGGTTCGCGGCAGAAGAAACTCGACGCCGTAGCCAGCCTAAACCCAAACTGGGAAGAATTGCTATCCTAG